The Flavobacterium sp. 1 genome contains the following window.
CGATCCACAGGTCATTATTAGAATCCTCAAAAATGCACATAATAGTCAATCGTCCGAAACCGTTTTTTTCAATATTATAATGATATTCTTTTTTGTTTTTTGATGAAATGCCATACAAACCATCACCATCCGTTCCTACCCATAAAATGCCTTTTTTATCCTTGTAAACTGACATAACACAGCTGGAACCAATAATATTATTGGCCACGGATTGGAATCCTAAATAATTAAAATTATTCTCTTTGGGAGGTAATAACAATACTCCTTTTTGAAATAAACCCATCCAAAGATTCCCAGCTCTATCTTCCAAAATTGTATGTACTTTGGACATTGAGAAATCAAAATTTGGAACATTATAATTCACAAAGGAGAGTTTCTTCTTTATCGGATCATAAGAATACAGCCCCATTCCGTCTGTACCAACTAATATTTTATTATTTTTATCCAGAAACAATTTTTTTATAGGAAGGGGAATTGAAGGATTAAAAGAATCAAATTTTTGTTCAGACTTGCTGTAAATAAAAAGCCCGGAGTTTAGTGTGCCAACAAAAAGATTCCCTGCTTTATCTTCACAAATGCTGGTAACATTCGTCAAGTGTTCTTTTGAAAGGAAAAACTGTTTTACATTATTGTTGATATCAATTCTCCACAGTCCTTTATCTTGTGTCAAAATCCAAAGATTCTGATCTCTATCCTCATAAAGTTCATAAATAAGCGTACTTGATATACCGACAGATAATGGTTTAGCGATGGGTTTAGCTTTTTTTAAATCAGCTTTGAAAATTCCAAAACCAGAAGTACCTATTAAAATATCTCCATTTCTTTTCTGAAGCATGCAGCTTACATGAGGATTAAATTTTCTGTTTATAGAGCCTGTTATCGGGACATCACTGAAGGAATCCGTTGCATGATTATAGATTTGTAATCCATTAATGAAACCAAAAAATAAATTTTTGTCTTTATCTTCAAAGATTGATTTTATGTAATTGTTGAGGGGAGAACCGGGCGTGTTTTTTTTGCTTTTGTAAATAACAAATTTTGCTCCGTCATATCTGTTTAATCCATCCTCTGTAGCAACCCAAATATATCCTTTACTATCCTGAAATATAGAGTTAATTAAACTGCTTGACAGCTGTAAATCAGATGTGTATAACTTACCTGATTGAGATCTTGCAGTATAAGATATCAAAAGGAGGATAGCTGTTATTATTTTTAAGTTTTTCAAAATGAAACACAATTAATTAAAATAATTTTGATCTAAAAAAGCAACTAACAGCGATTTTAAAAATGATATTTGGAGTATTTTTAAATATAGTGCAGTTGACTACAAGTTTAAGAGATATATTTTATTCCAACAAATTTTTTCTAAAAAAAATAGTTACATATTTTATATTTCATTCATTATTTTGACATTTAAATTTTATTTTAAATAGTAAAATAGTAAAAACTTTAAATTTTATTCAAATTTAATTATTAAATGTGTAAAGCACATTTAATTTATGCGATAACTTTATTAATTTATTAAAAATTGTGTAATTCTCTACAAAATATCTTTTTTGTAAGGTAGATTATGTTTAAAATTGTCTTTATGACTATAATGAAGTTCTTTGTAATAGCAGACTAAATTTTAGAGGCGGGTAATATTGTGAAATCAAAAATTTTGAAGTAAAATTTGTTAATGGGATTTAGTATAAACACTTGAAAGTGCAGGATCATGTATTATCAAATGACAATATGATCTCCTGTGGTGTCAATACTGCGCTGGTATCTTTTGATAAATCTTATTTTGGTAAACGTGTGAAGAGGGGGTGTATGGAGAAAGCTCAATTCTTAAATTTAATTTTTATTATTGTCATGATGACTATAATATATTGGTTAGCATGTTAAAATTCGAAACTGAATCCTTTTTTAGTCAGCTTTTGATAAATCTCAGGGTCAAATTCATAAAGCTGGGCAGCTCTGTATTTAACATTTTGCTGTTTTTCAGACAGAGGCTTTAGCAGTTTCATGTTAAGAAATTTACGCCTGAAATTAGGTTTGTCCATTTCGTATCCTAAAATTTCTTCATATAAACGCATAAGTTCAAGCAAAGTGAATTTTTTTGGAAGCAATGAAAAACCTATAGGTGTTTTTTTAACTTTTTTCCGAAGTCTTTTGAGGGCATATTTCAATATTTTACTGTGATCGAAAGCTAGTTCAGGCACATCATTAATACTATACCATTGCGCGTCAGAGGCGCTGCCACCTGCTGTGATGCTGTAGTCAGTGCGTTTGATTATGGCATAGTAGCCTATTGTGACAATTCGGGCTGCGGGATAACGATCAGGAGCACCGAAAGCTTTTAGCTGCTTGAGATAAATGTTATCAAGTCCTGTGACTTTTTTTAGCAGTCTGTAAGCGGCTCCTTTTATATGTTCTTTCTCCGTAATCCAACCTCCAGGAAGCCCCCATTGGTTCATTGATACTCCTTCGCCATGCTGGACTAAGAGTATTTTAAGGCTTCCATTGTCATATCCAAATACTGCACAGTCAATGGTTATGTCTCTCATTACCCATGTAGTATCATTGCTCACAAACTTGTTTTTAATTTTATTTTCTGCCACAATATGCTTTTTTAAAGATATAATCGGTATTTTCTCTCAATTTATTTCGCAAAAATATTAAAAATGATACATGTATTGTCATAATGACTATTTTATTATTCAAATTCGTTTTTTTTCTGCTGAGAATATAGTAATTGTAAAAAAATACACTTAATTTTTTTATTTTTATAGAAAATACGATGTTTTTACACAAACGATTGTGTGAAGAATATTTTTTTTGAAATATTTTATACAGAGTTTTTTATTGATTTGTCTACTGAATGTTTTAAGTCAAGAAAATTTTGTTAGTGAATTGTAAGAAAATTAATTAAATAAAATTTATGAAATCAAAAATTATTTTAGTTCTAGTTGTTATATTTTGTTCTGGTTTTTCTTGGTCACAAAAAGCAGTACTGCAATCCCCCAATCAAAAAATTGTGGCAGCATTGTATGCTATCAATACTAATAATAATGGGGAATGGTATTTGAAAGTGTCATATCATGCAGATAAAAACACATCCGAGATTCTTCCCAAAGTAAAACTTGGGCTTTCTCGAAGCGATCAAGATTTTTCGAAAGAACTCATTTTTTTAAAAGCCAGTAAGCCAAAAATAATAAAGGAACATTATATGCTTCCTTTTGGTAAAAAGTCATTACGGGACAATACAGCAAATGAAATAACGATTTCATTTGAAAATCCAAATAAAGCAAAATTGAACCTTATTATTAGAGCCTATAACGACGGGCTTACTTTTCGATATGAATTTCCAGAAAAACAAGGCTCGTTTAGTATAATAGATGAATTTACTGCTTATCAAATACCAAAAGGAAGCGAGCGATGGCTGGAAAAATGGAATACTGCAAATGAAGGTTTATATGCTGCTTCCAGCGACGATAAAATACTTCAGCAAGAATGGTGTTATCCTGCACTATTCAACTCTGCCGACAAAGCATGCTGGTATTTGCTTCATGAGGCAGATTTAAGCCGAACGTATTGCGGAACAAAGTTAAGTAATACTCAAGATATAAATACTTATAAGCTTACTTTTCCAGACCCTAAAGATGGTAGAGGCACTGGAGAATCAAATCCAAGTATTTCGCTTCCATGGCAATCGCCTTGGAGGGTAATCAGCATTGGCAGTTTAGCCGATATTGTGGAAAGCACTTTGGTTGAAGATGTGTCAGCTCCCACTAGTTTCAAAAGCGTTGATTGGATAAAACCTGGTAAAGTGTCTTGGAATTATTGGTCAAGTAATCACGGAACCAAAGATTATAAAACCGTATGCGAATTTACCGATTTGGCTGTAAAAATGAATTGGCCTTATACTCTTTTAGATTGGGAATGGGATGCTATGGCAAATGGCGGAAATCTTGAAGATGCTTTAAAATACATACATTCCAAAGGAATAAAACCTCTGATGTGGTACAACTCTGGAGGTAATCACACCTGGGTTTCATCTACTCCAAAAGATCGTATGCTTACTCATGAAAACAGGGTTGAAGAATTTACCAAACTCAAAAAAATGGGAGTTGCTGGGGTCAAAATTGATTTTTTTGAAAGCGAAAAACAGGATATGATTAAATATTATCTTGACATTTTAGAAGATGCAGCACAATTCGAAATGATGGTATATTTTCATGGCTGTATTGTACCGCGCGGATGGTCACGCACTTATCCTAATTTAATGACTTATGAAGCAGTGCGAGGAGCAGAATGGTATAATAACGGTCCGGAATTTTCGATTACAGCACCAGAGCATAATACAGTTTTGCCTTTTACAAGAAATGCAGTTGGAGCAATGGATTATACTCCAGTTACCTTTACCAATTCTCAATTTCCACATCATACCTCTTATGGACATGAGCTGGCTCTTTCCGTGATTTTCGAGTCTCCTTTACAGCATTTGGCAGACAGACCGGAAGGTTATTATGAACTGCCAGATGAAGCTAAAACTTTTTTGAAAGAAGTACCGACAGCTTGGGATAATACAAAACTTATTGATGGTTATCCAGGACTGGAAGTTACTATGGCACGCCAAAAAGGTGATTCATGGTTTGTTGGAGGCATTAATGCCTCAGAGCGCCAAGAAAAGACAAAAAAAATCAAGCTAGATTTTTTGAAAGAAGGGGTTAACTATCGTGCAGTGATCATTGCCGATGGTAATCATGATAAGGATTTTAATTCACAAGTAATGGCAGTAAATAAAAATAGCACTATTGAGGTAAAACTGCTTCGCAGAGGAGGTTTTGTCATTTCTTTAAACCCAATATATAAATAGCTCATAATTTTTAAAAACAATTTATATGCGGAGATTCATATACATTTTATTCTTAGGATTGCTGTCTGCATCCATTAGTGCACAGCAATATAAAAATTATGTTTTAATGAAAGATAGATTATCTATAGATTTATCAGAAGAAGTGCTAAGTATAATTCCTCTTACCAACAAATCAATAGGGGTACAATATCAAATTGGAGATGTAAAAGAAGTAAGAGTTTGTCTTAATAAACAAACCTAATGCCCCCAGTTTTACATTGAAAGAAAGCGCAGCAAATTTACAGCTTATCACAATAATCCACATCCTGCTGGATAGTAACGCTTTTTTGCTTATTATATTTATGTTTCTAAGACAGTTGTTTCATTTATTCTTTAAAAACTCACAAAATATTCAATTTAAGATAATATAGTATTTGGTTAGGATAAAATATGGTTGTCCAAATTATAATAATTGCCTTTAAATTTACATATATTAATAATGTAAAAAACACACTCATTGAATATTAGGTGACAAGTATTAATTTATGAGGTTTTAAAAATAAAAAACAAAGACTGCAAGGTTTTATAAATATTGAAAATTAATTAATTATGAAATTACACAAGCTTTTTATATGTGCAATGTTAGGTTTTGGTTCTCTGAATACAGCATCCGTTTGGGCACAAGATGGTGACCAGATTTTAGATGGTATTGGCGAAACTGGATTAATTGCCCGTTATGTGTTTGATGGAGATGCAAAGGATTGGTCACGAAATAATTTACACGGCAAATCGGAATCGAAATTAAATTTTATAAATGACGATCTGTTTGGTAAAGTACTTTCCTTAACACCAGATAATAAAACTTTTGTTGCAATTCCGGGAGAGGCGTTTGCTGGTGAAGAATCACTTAGTATCTCAGGATGGATATATTTGCGTTCGGTGCAGCGCAATCAGCATTTTTTTGATTTTGGAAAAAATGCTAAATCACATTTTTTTGTTGTACCAGCGGGAATCAATAATGATGCTGGCTTTCATTCTGAAATTATCACAGGTTCAGGAGGAAAATATAAAACGGATTCACCAATTTTAGAAGCTAATAAGTGGAATCATGTAGCAATTGTTATTGATATTCCTTCACAATCATTAAATGCTTATGTAAATGGTGTCCTTGTAAGTACAACTAAGAATGTAAATCTCAAATTAGAACAATTATTCGATAGTAATGCGGGTAAAAATAATATGCTTTATATAGGGAAATCGTTTTTATCTGAGGGTTCTTATCTAAATGCAAAATTGCATGATTTCAGATTGTATAGAGTTCCTTTAAATGAAAAACAAATTGGAAAAATTTACCATAATTCCTTGAAAGAAGAAGGGGAAGAGGAAGAAGAAACAGAAGAGGCTGTAGGCGATTTACCAAAGTTCTCCAAAACTACTCCTCAATTATATAATCAATATCTCACTAGTGTGTCCGACGTTAAAATAGAGACAGTAGTTGGCAGTCTTCCAAGATTACCGCGATATGTTAAGGGGGTTTATCGAAATGGAATTGAGGGACCAGAAGTACGGGTTATTTGGCCAGCTCCAACAGATAACAATTCAGTGCTTAATGCTGGGCAATATACGGTAATAGGGAGTGTAGCAGGTACTGATTTAAAGCCGAAAGCCGTTGTTACAGTAAAAGTTGCCAAAGAATCTGCCACACCAGAACTTAAGCTGAAAGCTTTCCATTTGGATGAAGTATCATTGGACTCAGATCTCCATGGGCACAATACAAAATTTATTGAAAATCGTAATAAGTTCATAAAAAATCTCGCTAAGACAAATCCGGATTCTTTTCTCTATATGTTTCGAAATGCCTTTGGACAAAAACAGCCCGAAGGAGCAGATGCATTAGGAGTATGGGATACTCAAGATACCAAATTACGTGGACATGCCACAGGACATTACTTGACAGCAATTGCTCAGGCCTATGCCAGTACTGGATATGACAAGGAATTACATGCTAATTTTGCTAATAAGATGGAGTATATGGTCAATACGCTTTATCAATTGGCACAGATGTCTGGACAACCGCAAACCGCTGGAGGAACTTATGTATCTGACCCTACCGCAGTTCCTAAAGGACCAGGCAAAGCAGATTATGATTCGGATTTGAGTAATGAGGGTATTCGTACTGATTACTGGAATTGGGGAAAAGGTTTCATTAGTGCCTACCCGCCAGATCAGTTTATAATGCTGGAAAAAGGCGCAACTTATGGTGGTCAGAAAATACAAATTTGGGCACCTTACTATACTTTGCATAAAATTCTTGCGGGTCTAATGGATATTTATGAGGTGAGTGGCAATAAAAAAGCCCTTGAAACGGCCAAAGGCATGGGAGATTGGGTTCACGCAAGAATGAAACAGTTGCCAAATGAAACGCTTATCAGTATGTGGAATCGATACATTGCGGGAGAGTTTGGAGGAATGAATGAAGCTATGGCACGTCTTTACAGAATAACAAATGAACATCGCTATCTGGAAGTAGCCCAATTATTTGACAATATTAAAGTGTTTTATGGAGATGCTAAGCATTCCCACGGGTTGGCCAAAAATGTTGACACTTTCCGTGGATTGCATGCTAATCAGCATATACCCCAAATTATGGGAGCACTGGAAATGTATCAGGATTCTAATGCTCCTGATTATTACCGCATAGCTGACAATTTTTGGTACAAAACCACAAATGATTATATGTACAGCATTGGGGGAGTTGCCGGAGCAAGCAATCCCGCAAATGCCGAATGCTTTATCAGTCAGCCTGCTACAATTTATGAAAACGGTTTTTCGGCAGGGGGGCAAAATGAAACTTGTGCAACGTATAACATGCTGAAATTGACCAGTAACTTGTTTCTTTATGAACAGCGCGGGGAATTAATGGATTACTATGAGCGCGGGCTGTATAATGACATTCTTGCTTCTGTAGCAGAAAATACGGCTGCAAATACGTATCATATACCATTGCGTCCAGGTTCGATAAAACAGTTTGGTAATGCAAAAATGAATGGTTTTACGTGCTGTAATGGAACGGCTTTAGAAAGCAACACGAAATTCCAGAATTCAATTTATTTTAAAAGCATTGATAACCAGGTTCTCTATGTTAATCTGTATGTACCCTCAACACTAAAATGGACTGAAAGGAATGTGACAATTGTGCAAAAGACAGATTTTCCAAATGAAGACCATACACTTTTAACAATAAAAGGCGAAGGAAAATTTGATGTTAATGTGCGTGTCCCAAATTGGGCCACTAAAGGTTTTTTCGTAAAAATAAATGGTAAGGAAGAAAAAGTAAAAGCTGTTCCGGGAAGCTACCTTACATTAAGCCGTAAATGGAAAGATGGGGATACAATTGAGCTGCGTATGCCATTTCAATTTCATTTGGATCCAGTAATGGATCAGCAAAATATTGCCAGTTTATTTTACGGACCTATTTTGCTGGCGGCTCAAGAATCAGAACCATTAAAAGAATGGAGAAAAGTAACATTAGATGCTAAAGACATAAGTAAATCGATAAATGGTGATCCAGAGAAATTACAATTTGTTATTGATGGAGTTATTTTTAAGCCTTTTTATAACACCTATGGACGTCATTCGGTTTATTTGGATGTTACGCTAAAATAATTAGCGATAAAACTTCTAAGAAGTTATTACGATATTAACCAAAAACTAAAAAGTATATAAACACAATGAAAATGCAAATCACAAAAAAGTTTAGTTTATTATTGATTTTGATAGGAACCATGAGTGTTCAAGCTCAAGATTACTGGAGCAGAATTGAAAAAAAAGAACCCACTTTGGGTATTGCCGAGGTGTATCAAAAATTCAGCACACCCACTTTTCAATTAAAATTAGTGAAAGCATCACAAACGGTCGCAGGTTTAAGATCTAATAAAAACCTGAATTTTGATTTTACGCCTAGTGACAGACTTGAAATTAGAGACAAAGATGGTTTGTATCATTTAGGTGATATAAATTTAAGAATTAAAGAAACTAACAGTGATTGGAAAAGTTATTCAACGGCTGCAAAACGTGGAGTAATTACACCTTTAGAAACTTCTCAAAAAATTTTAGCGGCTGCTGATCTAGCCAATACATTGCCTGCAGATATTCCGGTTACGATTAAAAGATATTATGAAACCAATGGAAATGATTTAATATTAAGATTTGTAATTACTAATAAAACTGCTAATAATATTGAGATAGGAGCTTTAGGTATTCCTATGATATTCAATAATATTTTAGAAGGGAGATCACTTAATGAAACGCATGCTCAAAATGTGTTTTTCGATCCATACATTGGAATGGATGCTGGGTATTTAGAGGTTAAAAGATTAAGCGGAGAAGGACCAGCATTAGTTGTTATGCCTGAAGAAAATATGGCTTTTGAAGCGTATCGTCCCCTAAATGATGATCCAACACCAAGAAGCATCGTTTTTGAAGGATTTCATGAATGGATGGTGTATAGCAAAGCCTATGCTGATAATGAATGGAAAGGTGCGGAGCAATGGAACAAGCCGACATCATTAATTTTGAAACCTAACGAATCCAAAAGTTTTGCTTTAAAAATGGCATTGTCAGAAGGGATTGAGGATATCCAAAATACGCTTGTAAAAGAAGAAATTCCTGTAGCGACAAGTATACCTGGATATGTTCTTCCTCAAGATATCAAATCGCAGTTATTTTTAAATTACAAAAGCGATGTAAGCTCATTTGAAATTGAACCTAAAGGCACACTTCAAATAAAAGAAGATGGAAAAACGGCTAAAGGTCTAAAAAAATATACAGTTAGTGGTGTAAAATGGGGAAGAGTTAGATTAACTGTCAATTATAAAAATGGAGTAAAACAAACCATAAATTATAAAGTTATCAAGCCTGAAACCGAAGTTATTAAAGATTTTGGACATTTCTTGACAACGGCACAATGGTTTGACCAGCCCGATCCAATTTTTAAAAGAAATCCTTCGGTAATCAGTTACGATTACGAAACCAAAAAACAATTAACTCAAGACAGCCGAGCTTGGGTTGCAGGTTTAAGTGACGAAGGCGGAGCAGGAGGCTGGTTAGCGGCTATAATGAAACAGCTTATCCAACCAGATAAAGAAGAAATTAAAAAGTTAGAGCAATTTGTAGATAAAACGCTTTGGGGTAATATTCAATACAGCGAAGGCAAAAATAAATACGGAGTTAAGAAAAGCGTATTTTATTATGAGCCAGATTCATTGCCAAAAGGTACTTACAGCAAAGATATAGATTATTCTACTTGGGCGGCTTGGAAGCATAAAGATGCAAATGATCCGGGAAGATCGTATAATTATCCCCACGTCGCTGCTGCCTATTGGACATTGTATCGTTTAGCACGATATAATACAGGTTTAGTCAATAGTAAATCTTGGGATTGGTATTTAAAGCAAGCGTATTATACATCGATAGCAATGACTGAGCAAGCTCCATATTATGCTCAGTTTGGTCAAATGGAAGGTTCTGTGTTTTTATTGATTTTAGAGGATTTGAAAAATGAAAACCTTACTGATATGTCATCCAGCTTAGAATCAAAGATGAAAGAAAGAGCGAATCACTGGAGAGCACTCGAATATCCTTTTGGCAGTGAGATGCCATGGGACTCAACAGGTCAGGAAGAAGTATATATGTGGTCTGATTATTTTGGTTATGAAGAAAAGGCAGATGTAACTTTAAACGCAATTTTGGCTTATATGCCTACAATGCCGCACTGGGCTTATAATGGCAATGCCCGCAGATATTGGGATTTTTTATATGGAGGAAAATTATCAAGAGTAGAACGCCAGATTCATCATTACGGGTCTTCATTAAATGCTATTCCAGTGTTGAAACAATACAGAAAAAAACCGGAAGATTTGTATCTGTTAAAAGTGGGTTACGGAGGTCTTTTGGGCGGTATTTCAAACATTACCGAAGATGGATTTGGTCCAGCAGCATTTCACTCTTATCCTTCAGAGTTAAGAATTGACTATATATCTGGAGATTATGGTTCTGGTTTTTATGGCTATGCAGTCAATACAGCTACCTATATTACAAAAGAAGATGATTTAGGATGGTTGGCTTTTGGCGGTAATATCACTGCAAAAGGAGATATAGTGGAAGTAAAATTAACAACTGCGGCAAAATCTAAAGTATTTATTGGTCCAAAACAGTTGTGGTTAACATTGGATGCAGGAACTTTTGAAAAAGTAACTTATAATACTAAAACAGATGAGGTAGAGATTACCTTAAATAGTGAAAATGAATTTACTCCAAATGCCTATTTGAGAATTAACAAAGATATCACGTTGCCTTATGCTAAAGTGCGAGGTGCATACGAAATACCTTTGCAAAAGAAAAGTATTCAAATAAAATTACAGCAAAAATAATTCTTAGTGGTTTGAGAGTTATACTGAAGCAAAGGCAATTTTAATATTAATTGCCTTTGTTATTTTTAAGAATAAAAATTGACCAAATGGCTAGGGCTTTAAAAATTAATAATAAAATGATTAAAAAGAACACGTTATTCATCTGCTTTTTACTCTTTTTTATAGTAAGCAGTTATGCTCAAGAAAAAGTAAATGTTAACTTAGTTAATGCTGGAAATCCAATTTTACCAGGCTATTTTGCTGATCCCACTATTAAAAAATTTGGTGATATTTATTATATCTATGCTACTACCGATAATGAAATGCTGGCTTCTGGAACTCCAACGGTTTGGTACAGCAAAGATTTAAAAAACTGGTATAATTATACGATGGAAATTCCTCCGTTTACATCAAAGCCAATTACTAATTTTTGGGCTCCGGATATTTTAGTAGGCAATGACGGTAAATATTATTTGTATTTTGGCAACTGCGAAATTGGCTGTAATATATATGGTTACGTATCTGATACGCCGATTGGGCCATGGAAAAAATTAGACGAAAATGATAAGCCAGTAATTTCTAATGGATACCCAAGAGAAGGTTTTCCATCATTAGACGCACAGTTTTTTACAGATACCGATGGTAAAATATATGGCTATTGGGGGACTTGGGTGCACTATAATGGAGGATATGCTGTGGGCGAGCTAAATGGTGCTACGATGAAAGACATGGTGAATTCAAAAAATATTCCTTTGAGCCAGACTCCTAAGCCTTTTGAAGCGGCTTATATGATGAAAAAGGGCAGTAAGTATATCCTAATGTATTCTGGTGATTCCTGCCACGATGAAACCTATAATGTGAGATATTCTTATGCAGATACACCTTACGGGCCTTTTACAGAAGGCGCTAATAACCCAATTTTAAGTACAACCGAAGATAAAACCACGCATGGTCCCGGACATCATTCGGTTTTACAAGATGGTAATGATTATTATATTGTTTACCATAAACACGATTACCCGATGACTCGTGGCGGTCTTGCAAGGCAGGTTTGTATTGATAAAATGATTTTTGAAAATGACTCTACTATAAAAGCGGTAGTTCCTACTTCTAAGGGGATTGACAATATTGTAAAATCAAATGTGCCTGAAAACATTGCTTTAAACGCAAGTGCAGCCGCATCATCTTATTATCATTTGCAATCTTTACAATACGATTATAAGTACGAACCCAACTTTGCTGTTGATAATAATAATGCAACAATGTGGAAAGCAGGTAATAATACATTTCCACAAGATTTAACGATAGATTTAGGCAGTGCAAAAGAAATAAAAAGGGTAATGACCCAATTTGAGTTTGCAAGCTATTACTATCAATATAAATTGGAATATTCGGCAGATGGCAAAAACTGGAAAGTATATGCTGACAAGTCCCAAAATCATACGTCTGGCAGTCCTATGATCGATGATAATGCTATTTCGGCACGTTATTTAAAGCTAACAGTATTAGGTACGGAAAAAACAGGGCTTTATGCTGCAGTTTGGAATATTAAAGTATATAGTTCTTTGTTTGAGATTCCTTTGCAATTAGAAAATAAAAAATCAAATAGAGAACCTGCTGCTGTAAGTTCTCATAAAATGCTGATTGACCTTGATATTATTGGAGAAAAACAAACAAACTCTTTGGTTAAATTACCTAATAAAGGTTCTATTGGAGGCACTTTTGCAAAAGAGGGAAAAGTAACTTTAGAAACAGATGATGAAGGTATAAAAGCAATCAAGTTTACCAATGGCACTTTAGTATTAGACAAACCTGTTCCAAAAAGTTTAGCTTGGAATGGATCGTATACTGTTGCAACTTGGGTAAAGAATCCGGAAGTTGACAAAGAGGGAGAAATTTTAGCATCATGGTGTGACAGAAATCAATACAATCTGGCAAATTCATACAATGCATTAGCTTACAATAGTGGTCATTATGGTGCTGCGCCACATTTGGACGGGCATTTTGATATGAAATACAATCAAGTTCCTGAACAAAATAAATGGCATCATATTGTATTGACTTTTGATGGAGTTGTAGAGAAAATTTATGTTGATGGCGTACTGGATAATTCGCAGAACATGATGCTGTCATCTGCAATTGATAAAGCTAAAATTATAATTGGTGCTTCAGATGTTGGAGAAAATTACACTGGTTATATGGTTTCATTAAAGATGTATGATTATGCACTCGGCAAAGAGGAAATAACTAATCTGATGAAAATATCGATGCCAAAAAAGGATAAAGATTCAAAGAAATAAAATAATGTTTAAGTAACAGATTCAAAATAATGAAAAAAAGACTATTCGTTTTATGTGGTTTATTATTAGCTATATATCAAGTTTCCTCTCAAACGTATGAGATTAAATCTCCGGACGGACGCATTCAGATTAAAATAAATAATTCGGGCAAAATTTCATGGACTGCTTCATTAAATGGAAATCTGATTATTGAGAATTC
Protein-coding sequences here:
- a CDS encoding NUDIX domain-containing protein, with product MAENKIKNKFVSNDTTWVMRDITIDCAVFGYDNGSLKILLVQHGEGVSMNQWGLPGGWITEKEHIKGAAYRLLKKVTGLDNIYLKQLKAFGAPDRYPAARIVTIGYYAIIKRTDYSITAGGSASDAQWYSINDVPELAFDHSKILKYALKRLRKKVKKTPIGFSLLPKKFTLLELMRLYEEILGYEMDKPNFRRKFLNMKLLKPLSEKQQNVKYRAAQLYEFDPEIYQKLTKKGFSFEF
- a CDS encoding glycoside hydrolase family 97 protein; the encoded protein is MKSKIILVLVVIFCSGFSWSQKAVLQSPNQKIVAALYAINTNNNGEWYLKVSYHADKNTSEILPKVKLGLSRSDQDFSKELIFLKASKPKIIKEHYMLPFGKKSLRDNTANEITISFENPNKAKLNLIIRAYNDGLTFRYEFPEKQGSFSIIDEFTAYQIPKGSERWLEKWNTANEGLYAASSDDKILQQEWCYPALFNSADKACWYLLHEADLSRTYCGTKLSNTQDINTYKLTFPDPKDGRGTGESNPSISLPWQSPWRVISIGSLADIVESTLVEDVSAPTSFKSVDWIKPGKVSWNYWSSNHGTKDYKTVCEFTDLAVKMNWPYTLLDWEWDAMANGGNLEDALKYIHSKGIKPLMWYNSGGNHTWVSSTPKDRMLTHENRVEEFTKLKKMGVAGVKIDFFESEKQDMIKYYLDILEDAAQFEMMVYFHGCIVPRGWSRTYPNLMTYEAVRGAEWYNNGPEFSITAPEHNTVLPFTRNAVGAMDYTPVTFTNSQFPHHTSYGHELALSVIFESPLQHLADRPEGYYELPDEAKTFLKEVPTAWDNTKLIDGYPGLEVTMARQKGDSWFVGGINASERQEKTKKIKLDFLKEGVNYRAVIIADGNHDKDFNSQVMAVNKNSTIEVKLLRRGGFVISLNPIYK
- a CDS encoding beta-L-arabinofuranosidase domain-containing protein, which translates into the protein MKLHKLFICAMLGFGSLNTASVWAQDGDQILDGIGETGLIARYVFDGDAKDWSRNNLHGKSESKLNFINDDLFGKVLSLTPDNKTFVAIPGEAFAGEESLSISGWIYLRSVQRNQHFFDFGKNAKSHFFVVPAGINNDAGFHSEIITGSGGKYKTDSPILEANKWNHVAIVIDIPSQSLNAYVNGVLVSTTKNVNLKLEQLFDSNAGKNNMLYIGKSFLSEGSYLNAKLHDFRLYRVPLNEKQIGKIYHNSLKEEGEEEEETEEAVGDLPKFSKTTPQLYNQYLTSVSDVKIETVVGSLPRLPRYVKGVYRNGIEGPEVRVIWPAPTDNNSVLNAGQYTVIGSVAGTDLKPKAVVTVKVAKESATPELKLKAFHLDEVSLDSDLHGHNTKFIENRNKFIKNLAKTNPDSFLYMFRNAFGQKQPEGADALGVWDTQDTKLRGHATGHYLTAIAQAYASTGYDKELHANFANKMEYMVNTLYQLAQMSGQPQTAGGTYVSDPTAVPKGPGKADYDSDLSNEGIRTDYWNWGKGFISAYPPDQFIMLEKGATYGGQKIQIWAPYYTLHKILAGLMDIYEVSGNKKALETAKGMGDWVHARMKQLPNETLISMWNRYIAGEFGGMNEAMARLYRITNEHRYLEVAQLFDNIKVFYGDAKHSHGLAKNVDTFRGLHANQHIPQIMGALEMYQDSNAPDYYRIADNFWYKTTNDYMYSIGGVAGASNPANAECFISQPATIYENGFSAGGQNETCATYNMLKLTSNLFLYEQRGELMDYYERGLYNDILASVAENTAANTYHIPLRPGSIKQFGNAKMNGFTCCNGTALESNTKFQNSIYFKSIDNQVLYVNLYVPSTLKWTERNVTIVQKTDFPNEDHTLLTIKGEGKFDVNVRVPNWATKGFFVKINGKEEKVKAVPGSYLTLSRKWKDGDTIELRMPFQFHLDPVMDQQNIASLFYGPILLAAQESEPLKEWRKVTLDAKDISKSINGDPEKLQFVIDGVIFKPFYNTYGRHSVYLDVTLK